From Pseudomonas sp. stari2, a single genomic window includes:
- the pseF gene encoding pseudaminic acid cytidylyltransferase, giving the protein MSNVAIIPARGGSKRIPRKNLKPFDGVPMIARSIRTALDSGVFDQVVVSTDDEEIAELAQAHGAQVPFLRPAELADDFAGTAAVIVHALQQLPHFDYACCVYATAPLLQARFLRQGLELLEQHPDKSFAFSVTDFGFPVQRALTLDGQGALTAMYPEFRNTRSQDLPAAYQDAGQFYWGRSEAWLRGEILYSPASLPVILPRHLVQDIDTAEDWKRAEYLYAALKAGGELQ; this is encoded by the coding sequence TTGAGCAACGTCGCAATCATCCCGGCCCGCGGGGGCAGCAAACGTATCCCGCGCAAGAATCTCAAACCGTTCGACGGTGTGCCGATGATTGCCCGTTCGATTCGCACGGCGCTGGATTCGGGGGTGTTCGACCAGGTGGTGGTCAGCACCGATGACGAGGAGATTGCCGAGCTGGCACAGGCTCATGGTGCGCAGGTGCCGTTCTTGCGCCCGGCGGAGCTGGCCGATGACTTCGCCGGCACCGCAGCGGTGATCGTGCATGCCTTACAGCAACTGCCGCACTTTGATTACGCCTGCTGCGTGTACGCCACGGCGCCGTTGTTGCAGGCTCGCTTTCTGCGCCAAGGGCTTGAGTTGCTGGAGCAGCATCCCGACAAGTCCTTTGCTTTTTCGGTCACCGATTTCGGCTTTCCGGTACAGCGTGCCTTGACCCTCGACGGGCAGGGTGCGCTGACGGCGATGTACCCCGAGTTTCGCAATACCCGTTCGCAGGATCTGCCCGCTGCCTATCAGGATGCCGGCCAGTTCTACTGGGGCCGCAGCGAGGCCTGGTTGCGTGGCGAGATTCTGTATTCGCCGGCCAGCCTGCCGGTGATCCTGCCCCGGCATCTGGTGCAGGACATCGACACCGCTGAAGACTGGAAACGCGCCGAGTATCTCTACGCCGCACTCAAGGCCGGCGGGGAACTGCAATGA
- the pseG gene encoding UDP-2,4-diacetamido-2,4,6-trideoxy-beta-L-altropyranose hydrolase → MRVLIRADASPTIGSGHIARCLTLARVLRTQGSHVAFACRRLPGHRLDALQSEGFETFALPDRYAGEDPEQAIESMLPWQADIDALATQLEGQAEFDWVIADHYGLDHHWQTAARRFAPRIAAVDDLATRRYSVELLLNQNLSGLSENYQPLLPAGCRTLLGPRFAMLREEFSGPPIEIKPVARRVLVNFGGFDAARQTHHAMLALANFSGLEVDFVAGADNPAWAEMQALAETRPNWRLHSFVSDFHRRMTEADLFIGAGGGTSWERAAMGLPTICIAVSNNQQNNGEVMAAAGAHVFMGARERVSVEQLRDAIGFVVDNFYLRQSLAERSRQLVDGRGALRVAAALAGAVLKMREATLDDAQLLFDGRNAEAVRRWSLESGAIEWSQHLNWLNASLRNPQRLLLVAEADDGPVGVLRYDLRGFEAEVSLYLLEGRFGLGWGRALLTRGEAFATTHWPQMNAISAQVLPANQASLNVFRDAGFTQSACAFTKDLKEHRS, encoded by the coding sequence ATGAGAGTGCTGATCCGCGCCGACGCCTCGCCGACCATCGGCAGCGGCCACATCGCCCGTTGCCTGACGCTGGCGCGAGTACTGCGCACGCAAGGCAGTCATGTCGCGTTCGCCTGTCGTCGTTTGCCGGGCCATCGGCTCGATGCGTTGCAGAGTGAAGGTTTCGAGACTTTTGCGTTGCCGGATCGCTACGCCGGTGAAGACCCGGAGCAGGCCATCGAATCGATGCTGCCGTGGCAGGCGGATATCGATGCATTGGCGACGCAGCTGGAAGGGCAGGCCGAATTCGACTGGGTCATCGCCGACCATTACGGCCTCGACCATCACTGGCAGACCGCTGCCCGGCGTTTCGCACCACGGATCGCCGCCGTGGACGATCTGGCGACCCGTCGCTATAGCGTTGAACTGCTGCTCAATCAGAATCTCTCCGGCCTCAGTGAAAACTATCAGCCGCTGCTGCCGGCAGGCTGCCGGACGTTGCTTGGCCCACGCTTTGCCATGCTGCGCGAAGAGTTCAGCGGCCCGCCCATCGAGATCAAACCCGTGGCGCGGCGGGTACTGGTGAATTTCGGCGGCTTCGACGCTGCCCGGCAGACCCATCACGCGATGCTGGCGCTGGCGAATTTTTCCGGGCTTGAAGTGGACTTTGTCGCGGGTGCCGACAACCCGGCATGGGCAGAGATGCAGGCACTGGCCGAGACGCGGCCGAACTGGCGTCTGCACAGTTTCGTCAGCGATTTCCATCGCCGTATGACCGAAGCCGACCTGTTCATCGGCGCCGGTGGTGGCACCAGCTGGGAGCGCGCGGCCATGGGTCTGCCGACGATCTGCATTGCCGTGTCGAACAACCAGCAGAACAATGGCGAGGTGATGGCGGCGGCCGGCGCCCATGTGTTCATGGGCGCACGGGAGCGGGTGAGCGTCGAGCAACTGCGTGATGCCATCGGTTTTGTCGTCGACAATTTTTATCTGCGCCAGAGCCTGGCCGAGCGTTCGCGGCAACTGGTCGACGGGCGTGGGGCATTGCGGGTCGCCGCGGCATTGGCGGGGGCAGTGCTCAAGATGCGTGAGGCAACACTGGACGATGCGCAGTTGCTGTTTGATGGGCGCAATGCCGAAGCGGTGCGTCGCTGGTCGCTGGAAAGCGGCGCGATCGAGTGGTCGCAGCATCTGAACTGGTTGAACGCCAGTCTGCGCAATCCTCAACGACTGTTGTTGGTCGCCGAGGCCGATGACGGCCCGGTCGGTGTGTTGCGCTACGATCTGCGCGGTTTCGAGGCCGAGGTTTCGCTGTATCTGCTGGAGGGGCGATTCGGTCTCGGCTGGGGCAGGGCGCTGCTGACGAGGGGCGAGGCGTTCGCCACGACGCACTGGCCGCAGATGAACGCGATCAGCGCACAGGTCTTGCCGGCCAATCAGGCCTCATTGAATGTATTTCGTGACGCCGGGTTCACCCAAAGTGCCTGCGCGTTCACCAAGGATTTGAAGGAACACCGTTCATGA
- a CDS encoding ketoacyl-ACP synthase III, protein MIGIKSIASYVPVAGVDNYAQGAKFEKDEEFILGKIGSAFLPRKDAEQETSDLCVEAANALFASNPELKRESIDALIVVTQNGDEEGLPHTAAIVQDKLGLPTNVAAFDISLGCSGYVYGIYAIKGFMEAAGLKNGLLITADPYSKIVDPEDRNTTMLFGDAATATWMGEDPVWALGKAKFGTDGSGAPHLKVTDGVFFMNGRQVFNFALLKVPAHLHELLDDSGLNADDIDAFCIHQGSAAIVDAVARRFEGEPEKFIKDMVETGNTVSSSIPLLLEKHALDSSWNRVALSGFGVGLSWGSAIIYRP, encoded by the coding sequence ATGATTGGCATAAAAAGCATTGCGAGCTACGTTCCTGTAGCCGGCGTGGACAATTACGCACAAGGTGCAAAATTCGAGAAGGATGAAGAATTCATCCTCGGCAAGATCGGTTCGGCCTTCCTGCCACGTAAAGACGCAGAACAGGAAACTTCCGATCTGTGCGTTGAAGCGGCCAATGCGCTGTTTGCCAGCAACCCTGAACTGAAACGTGAATCCATCGATGCGCTGATCGTCGTGACCCAGAACGGTGACGAAGAAGGCCTGCCGCATACTGCTGCAATCGTGCAGGACAAGCTCGGCCTGCCGACCAACGTCGCAGCGTTCGATATTTCCCTGGGCTGCTCCGGTTACGTCTACGGCATCTACGCGATCAAGGGCTTCATGGAAGCTGCCGGCCTGAAGAACGGCCTGCTGATCACTGCTGACCCGTATTCGAAGATCGTTGACCCGGAAGACCGCAATACCACCATGCTGTTCGGCGACGCCGCCACCGCGACCTGGATGGGTGAAGACCCGGTTTGGGCACTGGGCAAGGCCAAGTTCGGCACCGACGGTTCGGGCGCGCCGCACCTGAAAGTCACCGATGGTGTGTTCTTCATGAACGGTCGTCAGGTGTTCAACTTTGCATTGCTGAAAGTCCCGGCACACTTGCATGAGTTGCTCGACGACTCCGGTCTCAACGCCGATGACATCGATGCGTTCTGCATTCACCAGGGCAGCGCGGCGATTGTCGATGCCGTGGCGCGGCGCTTCGAAGGCGAGCCGGAGAAGTTCATCAAGGACATGGTCGAGACCGGCAACACCGTGTCATCGAGCATTCCGCTGCTGCTGGAGAAGCACGCGCTGGATTCCAGCTGGAACCGAGTGGCGCTCAGCGGTTTCGGTGTCGGTCTTTCGTGGGGTTCGGCGATTATCTATCGTCCTTGA
- the pseI gene encoding pseudaminic acid synthase, giving the protein MNSFKIGDRLIGADAPPFIIAEMSGNHNQSLDVALQIVEAAAKAGAHALKLQTYTAETMTLDLAEGEFFIKDPNSLWAGTSLYDLYEKAHTPWEWHAPIFARAKELGLLAFSTPFDDSAVDFLESLDVPAYKIASFENTDLPLIRRVAATGKPLIISTGMASIAELDETVRAAREAGCKDLVLLKCTSTYPATPLNSNVRTIPHLRELFGCQVGLSDHSMGVGVSVAAVALGATVVEKHFTLDRAAGGVDASFSLEPAEMASLVVETERAWQAMGQVHYGVTEAEKKSLVYRRSLYVTADMAAGEPFTVANLRAIRPGLGLPPKHTDAVLGRRARAPIKRGTPLDWSLVE; this is encoded by the coding sequence ATGAACAGTTTCAAGATTGGCGATCGCCTGATCGGTGCCGACGCACCGCCGTTCATCATTGCCGAAATGAGCGGCAACCATAACCAGTCGCTGGACGTCGCCTTGCAGATTGTCGAGGCGGCGGCCAAGGCCGGTGCCCATGCCTTGAAGCTGCAAACCTACACCGCTGAAACCATGACCCTGGATCTGGCGGAAGGCGAATTCTTCATCAAGGATCCGAACAGCCTGTGGGCCGGCACGTCCCTTTACGACCTGTACGAAAAGGCCCACACCCCTTGGGAATGGCACGCGCCGATCTTTGCCCGGGCCAAAGAGCTGGGCCTGCTCGCGTTTTCGACGCCGTTCGATGACAGCGCCGTGGACTTTCTCGAAAGCCTCGACGTGCCGGCTTACAAGATCGCCAGTTTCGAAAACACGGATCTGCCGCTGATTCGCCGTGTGGCGGCCACCGGCAAACCGCTGATCATTTCCACCGGCATGGCCAGCATCGCCGAGCTCGACGAAACCGTGCGCGCGGCCCGTGAAGCCGGGTGCAAGGATCTGGTGCTGCTCAAGTGCACCAGCACCTACCCGGCGACACCGCTCAACAGCAATGTGCGCACCATCCCGCATCTGCGTGAGCTGTTCGGCTGTCAGGTGGGGCTATCCGATCATTCGATGGGCGTTGGTGTGTCGGTGGCCGCTGTGGCGCTCGGGGCTACCGTGGTTGAAAAGCACTTCACCCTTGATCGCGCGGCGGGCGGGGTGGACGCAAGTTTCTCGCTGGAGCCCGCGGAAATGGCCAGCCTGGTGGTCGAAACCGAACGCGCCTGGCAGGCCATGGGCCAGGTGCATTACGGCGTGACCGAGGCTGAGAAAAAGTCTTTGGTTTACCGTCGGTCGCTGTACGTCACGGCCGATATGGCGGCCGGTGAGCCCTTCACGGTGGCCAATCTGCGCGCCATTCGTCCCGGTCTCGGTCTGCCGCCCAAGCACACCGACGCCGTCCTCGGCCGCCGCGCGCGCGCGCCGATCAAACGCGGTACGCCGCTGGACTGGTCGCTGGTCGAATAA
- a CDS encoding pseudaminic acid biosynthesis-associated methylase, which produces MRDLSEQEQFWQGEFGNQYVDRNVGQPLVAANLALFAKALTRAGWIDSLLELGTNAGNNLQALRQLLPRCELFGVEINASACAQARALEIANIWHGSLFDFPRERQYDLTLSKGVLIHLAPELLATAYAQLYELSSRYILIAEYYNPSPVEVSYRGNSGKLFKRDFAGEMLDRYPDLQLLDYGFGYHRDPQFPLDDVTWFLLEKRP; this is translated from the coding sequence ATGCGTGATCTGAGCGAGCAGGAACAATTCTGGCAGGGCGAGTTCGGCAACCAGTACGTTGACCGCAACGTCGGCCAGCCACTTGTGGCGGCCAATCTGGCGTTGTTCGCCAAGGCGCTGACCCGGGCCGGGTGGATCGACAGCCTGCTGGAACTGGGCACCAATGCTGGCAACAACTTGCAGGCATTGCGTCAGTTGTTGCCGCGCTGCGAACTGTTCGGAGTCGAAATCAACGCCAGCGCCTGTGCCCAGGCCCGGGCGCTGGAGATTGCGAACATCTGGCACGGTTCGCTGTTCGACTTTCCCCGTGAGCGCCAATACGACCTGACCCTGAGCAAAGGCGTGTTGATCCATCTGGCGCCGGAGCTGTTGGCGACGGCCTATGCGCAACTGTATGAGTTGAGTTCGCGCTACATCCTGATCGCCGAGTACTACAATCCGTCGCCGGTGGAAGTGTCCTATCGCGGCAACAGCGGCAAGCTGTTCAAGCGTGATTTCGCCGGGGAAATGCTCGATCGCTATCCGGATCTGCAACTGCTGGATTACGGCTTTGGTTATCACCGTGATCCGCAATTCCCGCTGGATGACGTCACCTGGTTCCTGCTGGAAAAACGCCCTTGA